The following proteins come from a genomic window of Tepidiforma thermophila:
- a CDS encoding SDR family NAD(P)-dependent oxidoreductase translates to MFELEGSIAVVTGAGSGIGRAIAETLAAQGARVAVADIDLEAARAAAAAIGPARAEPFPVDVADQASVDALRDAVLGRLGVPDIIVNNAGWDRAQPFLQTDRPFWEKVVAINLLGPIAVCRAFVPAMVERGAGGRVVNIASDAGRVGSTGETVYAGAKGGVIAFTKSLAREVARAGITVNCVCPGPTDTPLFRQQPERIQEALANAIPFKRIARPGEIAAAVAFFASPEAGYITGQVLSVSGGLTMAG, encoded by the coding sequence GTGTTCGAACTCGAAGGCAGCATCGCGGTCGTCACCGGCGCAGGCTCCGGCATCGGCCGCGCTATCGCCGAAACCCTTGCCGCCCAGGGCGCCCGCGTCGCCGTCGCCGATATCGACCTCGAGGCCGCCCGCGCTGCCGCAGCGGCCATCGGCCCCGCCCGCGCCGAGCCCTTCCCCGTCGACGTCGCCGACCAGGCCTCCGTCGATGCCCTCCGCGATGCGGTGCTCGGCCGCCTCGGCGTCCCCGATATCATCGTCAACAATGCCGGCTGGGACCGCGCCCAGCCCTTCCTCCAGACCGACCGCCCCTTCTGGGAGAAGGTTGTCGCTATCAATCTCCTCGGGCCCATCGCCGTCTGCCGCGCGTTCGTCCCGGCCATGGTCGAGCGCGGCGCCGGCGGGCGCGTCGTCAACATCGCCAGCGATGCCGGCCGCGTCGGCAGCACCGGCGAAACCGTCTACGCGGGCGCCAAGGGCGGCGTCATCGCCTTCACAAAATCGCTCGCCCGCGAAGTCGCCCGCGCCGGCATCACCGTCAACTGTGTCTGCCCGGGTCCGACCGATACCCCGCTCTTCCGCCAGCAGCCCGAGCGCATCCAGGAAGCCCTCGCCAATGCCATCCCCTTCAAGCGGATCGCACGCCCCGGCGAGATCGCTGCCGCCGTCGCCTTCTTCGCCTCGCCTGAGGCCGGCTACATCACCGGGCAGGTCCTCAGCGTCAGCGGCGGCCTCACCATGGCCGGCTGA
- a CDS encoding phosphotriesterase-related protein, whose translation MATVQTVLGPVDAATLGVTLSHEHVLVGMGEDNHHYPWRFDWEATRAAVIRELREAREGGIGTIIDLTTPDLGRDVEFVRDVAREAGINVVVATGIWRDIPRSFWTRDPDEIADIFVHEIEVGIGTTGIRAGVIKVANDMGGVTPEGERILRGAARACKRTDIPISTHQWAPEEVGWQQVQIFEDEGVQMDRVAIGHSADTTDVDYLERLLQRGVYLSMDRYPGAPGRPTWEQRNATVKALIDRGWAHRLMLGHDYAPMPILKGQQPPPPQGPTRYLFVSTVAVPALLRDGVPRETIDLMLREVPRRFLTGEAA comes from the coding sequence ATGGCAACCGTCCAGACCGTCCTCGGCCCCGTCGATGCCGCAACCCTCGGCGTCACCCTCAGCCACGAGCACGTCCTCGTCGGCATGGGCGAAGACAACCACCACTACCCCTGGCGCTTCGACTGGGAGGCCACCCGCGCCGCCGTCATCCGCGAACTCCGCGAAGCCCGCGAGGGCGGCATCGGCACCATCATCGACCTCACCACCCCCGACCTCGGCCGCGACGTCGAATTCGTCCGCGATGTCGCCCGCGAGGCCGGCATCAACGTCGTCGTCGCCACCGGCATCTGGCGCGATATCCCCCGCTCCTTCTGGACCCGCGACCCCGACGAAATCGCCGATATCTTCGTGCACGAAATCGAAGTCGGCATCGGCACAACCGGTATCCGCGCCGGCGTCATCAAAGTTGCTAACGACATGGGCGGCGTCACCCCCGAGGGCGAGCGCATCCTCCGCGGCGCCGCCCGCGCCTGCAAGCGCACCGACATCCCCATCAGCACCCACCAGTGGGCCCCCGAAGAGGTCGGCTGGCAGCAAGTGCAGATCTTCGAGGACGAAGGCGTCCAGATGGACCGTGTCGCCATCGGCCACAGCGCCGATACCACCGACGTCGACTACCTCGAACGCCTCCTCCAGCGCGGCGTCTACCTCTCCATGGACCGCTACCCCGGCGCACCCGGCCGCCCCACCTGGGAGCAGCGCAACGCCACCGTCAAAGCCCTCATCGACCGCGGCTGGGCCCACCGACTGATGCTCGGGCACGACTACGCCCCGATGCCGATCCTCAAGGGCCAGCAGCCGCCCCCTCCCCAGGGCCCGACCCGCTACCTCTTCGTGTCGACCGTAGCGGTCCCCGCCCTCCTCCGTGACGGCGTCCCGCGGGAGACCATCGACCTCATGCTCCGCGAGGTGCCGCGCCGCTTCCTCACCGGCGAAGCCGCCTGA
- a CDS encoding acyltransferase, with the protein MPALAALRAALRPLARPARQALAPLRRARWRARYLRDGIEGIAMELRSATHHHDELLRMFGAAVGRDVSIHGPIHIVNAGTDFRNLRIGSRVHLGTDVLIDLADRVTIEDEATLSMRASIVTHIDVGPGSLRERRPRDQGPVRIGRGAYLGLGATVLHGVTIGEGATIGAHALVDRDVPPGATILAPAPAAPRSRRSDCPAPRRPRPRPRPWAPLLRPPARR; encoded by the coding sequence ATGCCAGCCCTCGCCGCCCTCCGCGCTGCCCTCCGCCCGCTCGCCCGGCCCGCCCGGCAGGCGCTCGCTCCCCTCCGCCGCGCCCGCTGGCGCGCCCGCTACCTCCGCGACGGCATCGAAGGCATCGCCATGGAGCTGCGCTCCGCCACCCACCACCACGACGAGCTGCTCCGCATGTTCGGCGCCGCCGTCGGCCGCGACGTCTCCATCCACGGCCCCATCCACATCGTCAACGCCGGCACCGACTTCCGGAACCTCCGCATCGGCAGCCGCGTCCATCTCGGCACCGACGTCCTCATCGACCTCGCCGACCGCGTCACCATCGAGGACGAGGCCACCCTCTCCATGCGCGCCAGCATCGTCACGCACATCGATGTCGGCCCCGGCTCCCTCCGCGAACGCCGCCCCCGCGATCAGGGGCCCGTCCGCATCGGCCGCGGCGCCTACCTCGGCCTCGGCGCCACCGTCCTCCACGGTGTCACCATCGGCGAAGGCGCCACCATCGGCGCCCATGCCCTCGTCGACCGCGACGTCCCGCCCGGCGCCACCATCCTGGCCCCCGCGCCCGCCGCGCCCCGGAGCCGGCGGAGTGACTGCCCCGCCCCCCGGCGGCCGCGGCCGCGTCCTCGTCCTTGGGCTCCCCTACTTCGGCCGCCGGCTCGCCGCTGA
- a CDS encoding ArsR/SmtB family transcription factor, producing the protein MKAIPTLTTDEERAAAIFRALGNPARVAIVSELARRAACVSDLVAALPLAQSTVSQHLKVLKEAGIVRGEIEGPGACYCLDPETIRWVATFCYNLCCPPGAGEPACP; encoded by the coding sequence ATGAAGGCCATCCCGACCCTCACCACCGACGAGGAGCGCGCCGCCGCCATCTTCCGCGCCCTCGGCAACCCCGCCCGCGTGGCGATCGTCAGCGAACTCGCCCGCCGCGCCGCCTGCGTCAGCGACCTCGTCGCGGCCCTGCCCCTCGCCCAGTCGACCGTCTCCCAGCACCTCAAAGTGCTCAAGGAAGCCGGCATCGTGCGCGGCGAAATCGAAGGCCCCGGCGCCTGCTACTGCCTCGACCCCGAGACCATCCGCTGGGTCGCAACGTTCTGCTACAACCTCTGCTGCCCGCCCGGCGCCGGCGAACCCGCCTGCCCCTGA
- a CDS encoding alpha/beta fold hydrolase — MGEIVHREVQANGIRMHVAEAGSGFPVVFCHGFPELWYSWRHQLRALAEAGYRAIAPDMRGYGGTEAPEDPRQYTMKVLCADMAGLLDALGLERAVFVGHDWGGAVVWQMGLRYPERVAAIVGLNTPYAPPSNRRTTEALRDYHGLTDETFYMRYFLRPGVAEAELEADIERTFHKMFMDWTRAEDFTTFMRVGGDGSGVLARIPDDRRSFLSDEEIAVYVEAYRKTGFRGGLNWYRAADLNAEEEGAPQGPQLHVPAMMITAANDTILKPEMAAAMPALIPGIRMEHLERCGHWTQQERPEEVNRLLLDFLAGLGLQQG, encoded by the coding sequence GTGGGCGAGATTGTGCACCGCGAGGTGCAGGCGAACGGGATCCGGATGCACGTGGCGGAGGCCGGGAGCGGCTTCCCGGTGGTGTTCTGCCACGGGTTCCCGGAGCTGTGGTATTCGTGGCGGCACCAGCTGCGGGCGCTCGCGGAGGCGGGCTACCGGGCGATTGCGCCGGATATGCGGGGGTACGGCGGCACCGAGGCGCCGGAAGACCCGCGCCAGTACACCATGAAGGTGCTCTGCGCGGACATGGCGGGCCTGCTCGATGCCCTCGGGCTGGAGCGGGCCGTGTTCGTCGGGCACGACTGGGGCGGCGCGGTCGTCTGGCAGATGGGGCTGCGCTACCCGGAGCGGGTGGCCGCGATTGTGGGATTGAACACGCCGTACGCGCCGCCATCGAACCGGCGGACGACGGAGGCGCTGCGCGACTACCACGGGCTGACCGACGAGACGTTCTACATGCGCTACTTCCTCCGGCCGGGGGTGGCCGAAGCCGAGCTGGAGGCGGACATCGAGCGGACGTTCCACAAGATGTTCATGGACTGGACGCGGGCGGAGGACTTCACCACGTTCATGCGGGTGGGCGGCGACGGGAGCGGAGTGCTGGCGCGGATCCCGGATGACCGGCGCTCGTTCCTTTCGGACGAGGAGATCGCAGTCTATGTGGAGGCGTACCGGAAGACGGGGTTCCGCGGCGGGCTGAACTGGTACCGGGCGGCCGACCTGAACGCGGAGGAGGAGGGGGCGCCGCAGGGGCCGCAGCTGCACGTGCCGGCGATGATGATCACGGCGGCGAACGACACGATCTTGAAGCCGGAGATGGCGGCGGCGATGCCGGCGCTCATCCCGGGGATCCGGATGGAGCACCTCGAGCGGTGCGGGCACTGGACCCAGCAGGAGCGGCCGGAGGAGGTGAACCGGCTTTTGCTGGACTTCCTTGCGGGGCTGGGGCTGCAGCAGGGCTGA
- a CDS encoding DegT/DnrJ/EryC1/StrS family aminotransferase, with protein MAELRIPFFRPAIDDDDIAAVADTLRSGWLTSGPNVREFERELSAVCGAPYVNAVNSCTAALHLCLRAWDIGPGDEVIVPAYTFSATATVVVHTGARPVLVDVRERDANLDPEAFERAITPRTKAVIPVHFAGEPCDMDAILAIARPRGIRVLEDAAHAIGAAYRGRPIGSIGDATAFSFYATKNITTGEGGALASFDQALSERVRILTLHGMTRDAWNRYDAGGSWRYDIVEFGFKDNLTDLAAALGRRQLAKLERLTEARTRTAMRYLANLRDEPLLTLPAFDEANHHAWHLFMVRVDNERSPVHRDDVIRRLAERGIGTSVHFIPLHFHTAFRRLGYQPGDFPVSERIFEGAISLPLFPSMTDADVDFVCENLREILHANA; from the coding sequence GTGGCCGAACTGCGCATCCCTTTCTTCCGCCCCGCCATCGACGACGACGACATCGCCGCGGTGGCAGACACCCTGCGCAGCGGCTGGCTCACCAGCGGCCCCAACGTCCGCGAATTCGAGCGCGAACTCTCCGCCGTCTGCGGCGCCCCGTACGTCAACGCCGTCAACTCCTGCACCGCAGCCCTCCACCTCTGCCTCCGCGCGTGGGATATCGGCCCCGGTGACGAGGTCATCGTCCCCGCCTACACCTTCTCCGCCACCGCCACGGTCGTCGTCCATACCGGTGCCCGGCCGGTCCTCGTCGACGTCCGCGAGCGCGACGCCAACCTCGACCCCGAGGCGTTCGAACGCGCCATCACCCCCCGCACGAAGGCCGTCATCCCCGTCCACTTCGCCGGCGAGCCCTGCGACATGGACGCCATCCTCGCGATCGCCCGGCCCCGCGGCATCCGCGTCCTCGAAGATGCCGCCCACGCCATCGGCGCCGCATACCGCGGCCGCCCCATCGGCTCGATCGGCGATGCGACCGCCTTCAGTTTTTACGCCACCAAGAACATCACCACCGGCGAAGGCGGCGCACTCGCCTCCTTCGACCAGGCCCTCAGCGAGCGCGTCCGTATCCTCACCCTCCACGGCATGACCCGCGACGCCTGGAACCGCTACGACGCCGGCGGCAGCTGGCGGTACGACATCGTCGAGTTCGGCTTCAAGGACAACCTCACCGACCTCGCCGCCGCCCTCGGCCGCCGCCAGCTCGCGAAGCTCGAGCGCCTCACCGAGGCCCGCACCCGCACCGCCATGCGCTACCTGGCAAACCTCCGCGATGAGCCCCTCCTCACCCTCCCCGCCTTCGATGAGGCGAACCACCACGCCTGGCACCTCTTCATGGTCCGCGTCGATAACGAGCGCTCTCCCGTCCACCGCGACGACGTCATCCGCCGCCTCGCCGAGCGCGGCATCGGCACCTCCGTCCACTTCATCCCGCTCCATTTCCACACCGCGTTCCGCAGGCTCGGCTACCAGCCCGGCGATTTCCCCGTCTCCGAACGGATTTTCGAGGGCGCCATCAGCCTGCCCCTGTTCCCCTCCATGACGGACGCCGACGTCGATTTCGTCTGCGAAAATCTGCGCGAAATTCTTCACGCAAACGCTTGA
- a CDS encoding multidrug effflux MFS transporter has translation MAAAAPSSRVERPAATAVLVGIAALAPIAVDVFLPSMPAMAREFETSTGTLSLAVTLFIVAFAGAQLFWGPLSDRAGRRPALLGGLALFVAGSILCLAATSIPLLLAGRVLQGLGGGAGPAIANAVVIDTYRRERAVGVLALITLSIALAPMIAPVFGGLVQEYATWRVVFVIQGGVGVLLGVAFFALIPETNRAPDPAALRPSRLAANYRRLFRSRTFTTAAVLMGLLFAGQLIFISTSSFVLVDDLGASPVVYGLSFGFVSFGIMTGATICRRFSRRWPPGRIVFVAAATGWAAALAMAALAGLGFASLPATVLPAFVILAGNGMARPAATATALADFPETAGLASAVLGFTQMAVASGCSILFSAFVEPGPGTLAGGMALASTAAFALFTLARPPAFSLRQPAPGTGAAAATGTPAPPSPRPH, from the coding sequence GTGGCTGCCGCTGCACCCTCCTCCCGCGTCGAACGCCCCGCCGCGACCGCCGTCCTCGTCGGCATCGCGGCCCTCGCCCCGATCGCCGTCGACGTCTTCCTCCCCTCGATGCCGGCGATGGCCCGCGAGTTCGAAACGTCCACCGGCACCCTCTCCCTCGCCGTGACCCTGTTCATCGTCGCCTTCGCCGGCGCCCAGCTCTTCTGGGGCCCCCTCTCCGACCGCGCCGGGCGCCGGCCCGCGCTCCTCGGCGGGCTGGCGCTCTTCGTCGCCGGGAGCATCCTTTGCCTCGCCGCTACCAGCATCCCCCTGCTGCTCGCCGGCCGCGTCCTCCAGGGCCTCGGCGGCGGCGCCGGGCCCGCAATCGCCAACGCCGTCGTCATCGATACCTACCGCCGCGAGCGAGCCGTCGGCGTCCTCGCCCTCATCACCCTCTCCATCGCCCTCGCGCCGATGATTGCGCCGGTCTTCGGCGGCCTTGTCCAGGAGTACGCCACCTGGCGCGTCGTCTTCGTCATCCAGGGCGGCGTCGGGGTCCTGCTCGGCGTCGCGTTCTTCGCGCTCATCCCCGAGACGAACCGCGCCCCCGACCCCGCCGCCCTCCGGCCATCCCGGCTGGCCGCCAACTACCGCCGCCTGTTCCGCTCCCGCACCTTCACCACGGCCGCCGTCCTCATGGGCCTCCTCTTCGCCGGCCAGCTCATCTTCATCTCCACCAGCTCCTTCGTCCTCGTCGACGACCTCGGCGCCAGCCCCGTCGTCTACGGGCTCAGCTTCGGCTTCGTCTCCTTCGGCATCATGACCGGCGCAACCATCTGCCGCCGCTTCAGCCGCCGGTGGCCGCCGGGGCGCATCGTCTTCGTTGCGGCCGCCACGGGCTGGGCCGCCGCCCTCGCCATGGCCGCGCTGGCCGGGCTCGGGTTCGCCAGCCTTCCCGCCACGGTCCTGCCCGCCTTCGTCATCCTCGCCGGCAACGGCATGGCCCGCCCTGCGGCCACCGCCACCGCCCTCGCCGACTTCCCCGAGACCGCCGGGCTCGCCTCCGCTGTCCTCGGCTTTACCCAGATGGCGGTCGCCTCCGGCTGCAGCATCCTCTTCAGCGCCTTCGTCGAACCGGGGCCCGGCACCCTCGCCGGCGGCATGGCCCTCGCCTCTACCGCTGCCTTCGCGCTCTTCACCCTTGCCCGGCCTCCCGCCTTCAGCCTCCGCCAGCCTGCGCCGGGAACGGGTGCTGCCGCCGCCACAGGTACGCCAGCGCCCCCGTCGCCACGGCCACATTGA
- the rlmB gene encoding 23S rRNA (guanosine(2251)-2'-O)-methyltransferase RlmB — protein MARLRPKPNSTPDDIAFGINPVAMALATGHAKSVLYYRETSNERVLALAEAAREAGLRVEGVEARRLDELTGDGVHQGILARVRPVEPVDLKAAARKAGQRSLVLLLDRVTDPQNVGAILRTAVAVGVDAVVLPLRRGALITPGVHRASAGLSFVAPVAAPQNLAMAVRTLKEANYWVVAADAGEGSAAATEFDWPGRTALIVGSEGEGVGQLLLRESDFRVALPMDPRVESLNVAVATGALAYLWRRQHPFPAQAGGG, from the coding sequence ATGGCGCGCCTCCGCCCCAAGCCGAACAGCACGCCGGACGATATCGCCTTCGGCATCAACCCCGTGGCGATGGCGCTCGCGACGGGGCACGCAAAGTCGGTGCTCTACTACCGGGAGACCTCGAACGAGCGGGTGCTGGCGCTGGCGGAGGCGGCGCGGGAGGCAGGCCTGCGGGTGGAGGGGGTGGAGGCGCGGCGGCTCGATGAGCTGACCGGCGACGGGGTGCACCAGGGGATCCTCGCGCGGGTGCGGCCGGTGGAGCCGGTCGACCTGAAGGCGGCGGCCCGAAAGGCCGGGCAGCGGTCGCTGGTGCTGCTGCTCGACCGGGTGACCGACCCGCAGAACGTTGGGGCGATCCTGCGGACGGCGGTGGCGGTCGGGGTCGATGCGGTGGTGCTGCCGCTGCGGCGGGGCGCGCTGATCACGCCGGGGGTGCACCGGGCGAGCGCGGGGCTGAGCTTCGTCGCGCCGGTTGCGGCGCCCCAGAACCTCGCGATGGCCGTGCGGACGCTGAAAGAGGCGAACTACTGGGTGGTTGCGGCGGATGCGGGCGAGGGGAGCGCCGCAGCGACGGAATTCGACTGGCCGGGGCGGACGGCGCTGATCGTGGGGAGCGAGGGCGAGGGGGTGGGGCAGCTGCTGCTGCGGGAGAGCGACTTCCGGGTGGCGCTGCCGATGGATCCGCGGGTGGAGTCGCTCAATGTGGCCGTGGCGACGGGGGCGCTGGCGTACCTGTGGCGGCGGCAGCACCCGTTCCCGGCGCAGGCTGGCGGAGGCTGA
- the mtaB gene encoding tRNA (N(6)-L-threonylcarbamoyladenosine(37)-C(2))-methylthiotransferase MtaB: MASRTGRPVAAVLTLGCKLNLADSGEIAAGLRRAGFDVVDQVCEADAYVINTCSVTHVADAKSRKLIRSMRRLAPQARVAVTGCYPQSAGFDAVRELGADFVAGTRDADKAELVRFLADGAAAPAAPGESPPAPLAPGLTRAFVKAQEGCNDVCAFCIVPRTRGREESRPVEAVAAEVQRAVEAGAREVVITGTQLGAWGRDLDPPLRPHHLISGILERTEVLRLRFSSLQPQDITPELLALWQDPRLMPHFHLALQSGSETILAAMRRRYTAAEFLRAAERIRAVVPGVAITTDVIAGFPGETEADFAATLDLCREVGFARIHAFPYSPRSRTAAARMPGQLPPEVKKERMARLLALAEELSLAFRRAHRGTVRPVLWEEEKEGGWFGHTDNYIPVYAAGANLRNRVTPVHLGEVYHDGVRGTLPAEAP; this comes from the coding sequence ATGGCTTCCCGAACCGGCCGCCCCGTCGCCGCTGTCCTCACGCTCGGCTGCAAGCTCAACCTCGCCGACTCCGGCGAGATCGCGGCCGGGCTGCGCCGCGCCGGCTTCGACGTCGTCGACCAGGTCTGCGAGGCCGACGCCTACGTCATCAACACCTGCTCAGTCACCCACGTCGCGGACGCAAAGTCGCGCAAGCTGATCCGGTCGATGCGCCGGCTCGCGCCACAGGCCCGCGTCGCCGTCACCGGCTGCTATCCCCAATCGGCCGGGTTCGACGCCGTGCGTGAACTCGGCGCCGACTTCGTGGCCGGCACCCGCGACGCCGACAAGGCCGAGCTCGTCCGCTTCCTCGCCGACGGCGCCGCTGCCCCGGCCGCGCCGGGCGAATCCCCGCCGGCTCCGCTCGCGCCCGGGCTGACCCGCGCCTTCGTCAAGGCCCAGGAGGGCTGCAACGACGTCTGCGCCTTCTGCATCGTGCCCCGGACCCGCGGCCGCGAGGAGAGCCGCCCGGTTGAGGCCGTCGCCGCCGAGGTCCAGCGCGCCGTCGAGGCCGGCGCCCGCGAAGTGGTCATCACCGGCACCCAGCTCGGCGCCTGGGGCCGCGACCTCGACCCGCCCCTCCGCCCGCACCACCTCATCTCCGGCATCCTCGAACGCACCGAAGTCCTCCGCCTCCGCTTCAGCTCGCTCCAGCCCCAGGACATCACCCCCGAGTTGCTCGCCCTCTGGCAGGACCCTCGCCTCATGCCCCACTTCCACCTCGCCCTCCAGTCCGGCTCCGAAACGATCCTCGCCGCCATGCGCCGCCGCTACACCGCCGCCGAATTCCTCCGGGCCGCCGAGCGGATTCGCGCTGTCGTCCCGGGCGTCGCCATCACCACCGACGTCATCGCCGGCTTCCCGGGGGAAACCGAGGCCGACTTCGCCGCCACCCTCGACCTCTGCCGCGAGGTCGGCTTCGCCCGCATCCACGCCTTCCCCTACTCGCCGCGCAGCCGCACCGCCGCCGCCCGGATGCCGGGCCAGCTCCCGCCCGAGGTGAAGAAGGAGCGGATGGCCCGCCTCCTCGCCCTCGCCGAAGAGCTCTCCCTCGCCTTCCGCCGCGCCCACCGCGGCACCGTCCGCCCCGTCCTCTGGGAGGAGGAAAAAGAGGGCGGCTGGTTCGGCCACACCGACAATTACATCCCCGTCTACGCGGCCGGGGCCAACCTCCGCAACCGCGTGACGCCCGTTCACCTGGGCGAGGTGTACCATGACGGCGTCCGGGGAACCCTCCCCGCGGAGGCACCGTGA
- the scpB gene encoding SMC-Scp complex subunit ScpB → MNALRRILLALYSILLLAACGGLFALAWNQDKKLDIQVRSFNLQAFIVSSDTARIVFAVIVGAVALLGFLSLLAAVWRSGPARSRGVLSLRQEDGGTVEVSAQTLEALLRDALQALPEIRRAEPRVDVRAGAVDCHIDATIEGSVSIAAATKLMVDAVHAVLREQVGVTNVRRPAIRITYDELAARPAGFAPQRPAYPPASPPPGPAAPPAPSSRPPAASTSPSSLHLEPGTMADQRASRPPAAHELPWVLEALLFVADEPQPLGALARAAGVSEAAARRALAQLAADYQARGLRLIEDGQKYQLGAAPEYAPYIEQLLGGGPGQRLSRAALETLTIIAYRQPCTRAEIEAIRGVNSDRHVAILEQRGLIEQAGVGDGPGRPKLYRTTIRFLEHFGISSPKELPPLPEVPEEEVVQAEI, encoded by the coding sequence GTGAACGCCCTGCGCCGCATCCTCCTCGCCCTCTACAGCATCCTCCTCCTCGCCGCCTGCGGCGGGCTCTTCGCCCTCGCCTGGAACCAGGACAAGAAGCTCGACATCCAGGTCCGCTCCTTCAACCTCCAGGCCTTCATCGTCTCCAGCGATACCGCCCGCATCGTCTTCGCCGTCATCGTCGGCGCCGTCGCGCTGCTCGGCTTCCTCTCGCTCCTGGCCGCCGTTTGGCGCAGCGGCCCGGCCCGCTCCCGCGGCGTCCTCAGCCTCCGCCAGGAGGACGGCGGCACCGTCGAGGTCTCTGCCCAGACCCTCGAGGCGCTCCTCCGCGATGCCCTCCAGGCCCTGCCCGAAATCCGCCGCGCCGAACCGCGCGTCGACGTCCGCGCCGGCGCCGTCGACTGCCATATCGACGCCACCATCGAAGGCAGCGTCAGCATCGCTGCCGCCACGAAGCTCATGGTCGACGCCGTCCACGCCGTCCTCCGCGAGCAGGTCGGCGTCACGAACGTCCGCCGCCCGGCGATCCGCATCACCTACGACGAACTGGCGGCGCGCCCGGCCGGGTTCGCACCGCAGCGCCCGGCCTACCCGCCGGCCTCGCCGCCGCCCGGCCCCGCCGCCCCGCCGGCCCCATCTTCCCGGCCGCCCGCGGCGTCGACGAGCCCGAGCAGCCTCCATCTGGAGCCCGGGACGATGGCTGACCAGCGCGCATCCCGGCCCCCGGCCGCACACGAGCTCCCGTGGGTGCTCGAGGCGCTCCTCTTCGTCGCCGATGAGCCGCAGCCCCTCGGCGCGCTCGCCCGCGCCGCCGGCGTCAGCGAAGCCGCCGCCCGCCGCGCCCTCGCCCAGCTCGCCGCCGACTACCAGGCTCGCGGCCTCCGCCTCATCGAAGACGGCCAGAAGTACCAGCTCGGCGCGGCCCCCGAGTACGCCCCTTACATCGAACAGCTCCTCGGCGGCGGCCCCGGGCAGCGCCTCAGCCGCGCCGCCCTCGAAACGCTCACCATCATCGCCTACCGCCAGCCCTGCACCCGCGCTGAGATCGAAGCGATCCGCGGCGTCAACAGCGACCGCCACGTCGCCATCCTCGAGCAGCGCGGCCTCATCGAGCAGGCCGGCGTCGGCGACGGCCCCGGCCGCCCGAAGCTCTACCGCACCACCATCCGCTTCCTCGAGCACTTCGGCATCAGCAGCCCGAAGGAGCTCCCCCCGCTCCCCGAGGTGCCCGAGGAGGAGGTCGTGCAGGCCGAAATCTAA
- a CDS encoding RNA recognition motif domain-containing protein, translated as MHLYLGNLSYLTTAEELASLLAPFGPVAAPYLVLDPATGLSRGYALAEFDDPAAAAAAAAALNGSFLHGRVLIVRPAETGE; from the coding sequence CTGCATCTCTATCTCGGCAACCTCAGCTACCTCACCACGGCCGAGGAGCTGGCCTCCCTCCTCGCCCCCTTCGGCCCCGTCGCCGCGCCGTACCTCGTCCTCGACCCTGCCACCGGCCTCTCCCGCGGCTACGCCCTCGCCGAATTCGATGACCCGGCCGCCGCCGCAGCTGCCGCCGCGGCCCTCAACGGCAGCTTCCTTCACGGGCGGGTGCTCATCGTCCGGCCCGCCGAAACCGGCGAATAG
- a CDS encoding type 1 glutamine amidotransferase — translation MELRVAHLYPEVMNLYGDRGNAIALRARCQRRGIACTILPVNVGDPLDPAEVDIVLVGGGQDREQRRIAPDLLRRGPALREAVDAGLPVLAVCGGYQLFGHRYVDHDGSVIPGIGVFDAETRHPGPVADRCIGDIVVETPFGEIVGFENHGGRTYLAPGQEPLGTVRLGRGNNAEDRTEGARRENAIGTYLHGSVLPKNPALADALILAALRRRYGPSVELPPLDDAAERRAHDAALRTALARARRPA, via the coding sequence GTGGAACTTCGCGTCGCCCACCTCTACCCCGAGGTCATGAACCTCTACGGCGACCGCGGCAACGCCATCGCCCTCCGCGCCCGCTGCCAGCGGCGCGGCATCGCCTGCACCATCCTCCCCGTCAACGTCGGCGACCCGCTCGACCCCGCCGAGGTTGACATCGTCCTCGTCGGCGGCGGGCAGGACCGCGAGCAGCGGCGCATCGCCCCCGACCTCCTCCGGCGCGGCCCCGCCCTCCGCGAAGCGGTCGATGCGGGCCTCCCCGTGCTCGCCGTCTGCGGCGGCTACCAGCTCTTCGGCCACCGCTACGTCGACCACGACGGCAGCGTCATCCCCGGCATCGGCGTCTTCGACGCCGAAACACGCCACCCCGGCCCCGTCGCCGACCGCTGCATCGGCGACATCGTCGTCGAAACCCCGTTCGGCGAAATCGTCGGCTTCGAAAACCACGGCGGCCGCACCTACCTTGCCCCCGGGCAGGAGCCCCTCGGCACCGTCCGCCTCGGCCGCGGCAACAACGCCGAAGACCGCACCGAAGGCGCCCGCCGGGAGAACGCGATCGGCACCTACCTCCACGGCAGCGTCCTCCCGAAGAATCCCGCCCTCGCCGATGCGCTCATCCTCGCCGCCCTCCGCCGCCGCTACGGCCCCTCGGTCGAACTCCCCCCGCTCGACGATGCCGCCGAACGCCGCGCCCACGACGCCGCCCTCCGCACTGCCCTCGCCCGCGCCCGCCGCCCCGCCTGA